The following nucleotide sequence is from Bacteroidota bacterium.
GACAGAAGAAGTAAAAAACGTCTTTTCCGTGGTTTATGGATTCAGCGTATCAATGCTGGCGTAAGACAATACGATATGTCTTATTCTGTATTCATCGGAAAACTCAATAACGCCGGAATTGAGCTAAACCGCAAAGTGTTAGCCGATTTGGCGATGAATCATCCAGCAGCTTTCGAGGCTGTGGTGAAAGCAGTGAAATAGTAAACCTGTTAATATATCATAAAGGGAAGCAATTACTTGCTTCCCTTTTTTATTTTTACAAAAAATTAAATCGGATCTGCAATTAGCAAATAAATAAACTACTCATGAATATTGCGCTTATTGGATATGGCAAGATGGGGAAAACCATCGAACGTATTGCTCTGGAAAGAAAGCATAAAATTGTTTTAATTATCGACGAAAACAATGCTTCGGATTTAAACTCAGAAAATCTCAAAAAGGCTGATGTAGCTATCGACTTTTCATTACCATCCAGTGCCTACAACAATATACTCACCTGTTTTTCTGCTGATGTACCCGTAGTGTGCGGTACTACCGGATGGCTCGAAAAGAAACAAGAGGTTATTGAGCAAGCGAATAAAGAAAGAAAAACATTTTTCTACGCTTCAAATTATAGTATCGGCGTTAATGTCTTCTTTCAGTTAAACAAGTATCTGGCTTCGCTGATGAATAAGGTGCAAGGCTATGAAGTAAGCATGGAAGAAATTCATCATATACACAAACTCGATGCTCCCAGCGGTACAGCCTTAAGCCTGGCCGAAGATATCATTGACCAAATCGAATACAAAGAAAAATGGGTGTTAAATGAACCCTCTTCAAAAAAAACTGTAGGCATAAAGGCCATACGCAAAGGTGAAGTTCCAGGTACTCATAGTGTAAACTACCATTCAGAGGTAGATTTTATTCAAATTCAGCACGTTGCCCACAGCAGAGAAGGCTTTGCCATGGGAGCTGTGATGGCAGCAGAATATATAATAGGCAAAACTGGTTACCACACCATGGATAACCTTCTTCGTTTAGGTTACTGATTCTTCACATAACTGAAAAATCCGAATGCCCCGACTCCTAAGCTTAGAGAAAAAAAAATTTACATTAAAAGCATTCCTGAAACTGCTTGTAAGTTCTATTATATATACTCTTTGGGTACTTTGGATTGAAAACTTATGGTTACTCTTCGGAATAATCATTTTAGTAGATATTCATATCACACATTTTGTGCATTGGCGATTTTGGCGAAAAAAGCAAGAGAACGGACGATACAAAACTTTAGGTGAGTTAATTGATGTGATTGTGCTGGCACTTTTTGTAACGCTTCTTTTTAAGTTGTTTTTTATTGAAATCTATTCCATTCCAACTTCATCGATGGAAAAAACCTTGCAGGTGGGCGATTATATTTTAGTGAACAAATTAAGCTATGGACCACGAATGCCTATAACCCCAATAGCTTTGCCAGGTTTTATCAATAGAATCTCCTCGAAAGAAGACCACAGCATTTATTGCAAAAAAATTCAACTCCCCTATAAGCGATTAAAGGGCTTTTCGAAAATTCAACATGAGGATATTATTGTTTTTAATTACCCTATTGCTGATTCTGCTTTAAGCACAAACCCCAAAAGAATTTTTAGAAAAAAAGCCACCCAGACTGAATCGGTAACAGAATCTATTCCAATAGATAAACGCAAGAACTATATCAAACGGGTAATCGCCCTTCCGGGTGATACTTTACGAATTCATCATGGCTATGCGTTTGTGAACCAGGTAAGGGAAAGAAAGCATCCCAGTTACCAGTTTAATTACCAGGCTAAACCTCCAAAAAATGCAAATGTCGAAGCTATTTTCAGTTTGCTGGGCATCTCGAATTACGATATCAGCCTGAACGAGTACAATGGAGTATATGAATTCCCCTTGACGCAAAAAATGTATCAAACTCTGATCGATTCGACCTATTTTAAAGCCATCACAAGGAGAGAAACTATTAATCCCGGAGAAACCGCAAAGCATATTTTTCCGTCTCAGAATAGCTTTCGCTGGACCGAAGATAATTTTGGTCCTTTATTCGTACCCTACAAAGGAATGACCGTTTTTCTGGATGAAGATAATCTTGCTCTCTACCGGCGAATTATAGAGGTATATGAGAAAAATACCGTTCAGGAACAAAATAATTTAATTTACCTGAATGGTCATGTAAAACAAACCTATACCTTTAAGCTCAATTATTATTTTGTGATGGGCGACAACCGCCATAATTCGAACGATTCGAGATTTTGGGGATTTGTGCCTGAGGATCATATTATTGGAAAGGCTGCCATGATCTGGTTGTCAGTAGATCAAAATAAACCCTTCCCAAAAAATATTCAGCGCTACAGATTGTTGAAATGGATTGAATAGTACACCATGAAGAATTAAAATTACCTGCAACTGAATGCTCATTTCAAAACAACAAATTATTTAATACACTCAAGATAGAATGAAAGATTTTTTTAACCAATTCGATCGAAAAACAAAAATCAGAGGTGGTTTTGCTATCCTGGTATATTTACTATGGGTAATATGGCTGGGTAACTACTTTTTCCTTGTAGGACTTGCAGTAGTTTTTGACATGTATTTCACGAAAAAAGTAAACTGGAGCCCCTGGAAAAAACGCGAAGGCAAAAATCCGGCCCTTGTAGAATGGCTTGATGCTCTCATTTTTGCAGTAATTGCTGTAACGATTATTAACATTTTCCTGTTTCAGAATTATAAGATCCCAACCGGCTCCATGGAAAAATCGCTGCAGATTGGTGATCATCTCTATGTAAGTAAAGTGGCTTACGGGCCAAGAATTCCTAATACACCCATTGCGCTTCCTTTTATGCAGCATACCATTCCGGGTACCCAGAAAAAATCTTACATCGATTGGCCCTCGTGG
It contains:
- the dapB gene encoding 4-hydroxy-tetrahydrodipicolinate reductase translates to MNIALIGYGKMGKTIERIALERKHKIVLIIDENNASDLNSENLKKADVAIDFSLPSSAYNNILTCFSADVPVVCGTTGWLEKKQEVIEQANKERKTFFYASNYSIGVNVFFQLNKYLASLMNKVQGYEVSMEEIHHIHKLDAPSGTALSLAEDIIDQIEYKEKWVLNEPSSKKTVGIKAIRKGEVPGTHSVNYHSEVDFIQIQHVAHSREGFAMGAVMAAEYIIGKTGYHTMDNLLRLGY
- the rplT gene encoding 50S ribosomal protein L20 — encoded protein: MPRSVNAVASRARRKKILSRTRGQFGRRKNVWTVAKNSWEKGQQYAYRDRRSKKRLFRGLWIQRINAGVRQYDMSYSVFIGKLNNAGIELNRKVLADLAMNHPAAFEAVVKAVK
- the lepB gene encoding signal peptidase I, with amino-acid sequence MPRLLSLEKKKFTLKAFLKLLVSSIIYTLWVLWIENLWLLFGIIILVDIHITHFVHWRFWRKKQENGRYKTLGELIDVIVLALFVTLLFKLFFIEIYSIPTSSMEKTLQVGDYILVNKLSYGPRMPITPIALPGFINRISSKEDHSIYCKKIQLPYKRLKGFSKIQHEDIIVFNYPIADSALSTNPKRIFRKKATQTESVTESIPIDKRKNYIKRVIALPGDTLRIHHGYAFVNQVRERKHPSYQFNYQAKPPKNANVEAIFSLLGISNYDISLNEYNGVYEFPLTQKMYQTLIDSTYFKAITRRETINPGETAKHIFPSQNSFRWTEDNFGPLFVPYKGMTVFLDEDNLALYRRIIEVYEKNTVQEQNNLIYLNGHVKQTYTFKLNYYFVMGDNRHNSNDSRFWGFVPEDHIIGKAAMIWLSVDQNKPFPKNIQRYRLLKWIE